From the Desulfovibrio sp. JY genome, one window contains:
- a CDS encoding aliphatic sulfonate ABC transporter substrate-binding protein, giving the protein MKRGWMLAAALWALAMLMACGAAMAGEGPALRLAYQDRIGSVMPIIALREGYFKEAGLDLTPLQFSSGPACSEALYSGAADVAAMGDTAALIMAARAPGMVMLASHATGEGRHRIMVRADSPLHTLADLKGKKLGVKKGTSTYGGVLAALDKAGIPAGAVEIIDLSPPTMTEALFAGSIDAFAASEPTPSVAETRGARQLVDLSGLGNEYPIMLLARKKYVAANKQALTMFFAALKKASAYAATHPEETARIMAAQTGLPLAATKAALARHVYRLRLDDGIVKSLAATADFLVREKVIPAAPDMAVVIDREFVN; this is encoded by the coding sequence GTGAAACGGGGATGGATGCTGGCGGCGGCGCTTTGGGCGCTGGCCATGCTTATGGCGTGCGGCGCGGCCATGGCCGGGGAAGGGCCCGCGTTGCGTCTGGCCTACCAGGACCGCATCGGCAGCGTGATGCCGATCATCGCCCTGCGTGAGGGCTATTTCAAGGAAGCCGGGCTCGATTTGACGCCGTTGCAGTTTTCCAGCGGCCCGGCCTGTTCCGAGGCGCTGTATTCAGGCGCGGCGGATGTCGCGGCCATGGGCGACACGGCGGCGCTCATCATGGCGGCGCGCGCCCCCGGCATGGTCATGCTGGCCAGCCACGCCACGGGCGAGGGACGCCACCGGATCATGGTCCGGGCCGATTCGCCGCTTCACACTTTGGCTGATCTCAAGGGCAAGAAGCTCGGCGTCAAAAAGGGCACCTCCACCTACGGCGGGGTGCTGGCGGCGCTCGACAAGGCGGGCATTCCGGCCGGGGCTGTGGAGATCATCGATCTTTCGCCCCCGACCATGACCGAGGCGCTTTTCGCCGGCTCCATCGACGCCTTTGCCGCCAGCGAGCCCACGCCGTCCGTGGCCGAAACCAGGGGCGCGCGCCAGCTCGTCGATCTGTCCGGGCTCGGCAACGAGTATCCGATCATGCTGCTGGCCCGCAAAAAGTACGTCGCGGCCAACAAGCAGGCGCTGACCATGTTTTTCGCGGCGCTCAAAAAAGCCTCGGCCTACGCGGCGACCCATCCGGAGGAGACGGCCCGGATCATGGCCGCGCAGACCGGCTTGCCCCTGGCCGCGACCAAGGCGGCGCTGGCCCGGCATGTCTACAGGCTGCGCCTGGACGACGGCATCGTGAAAAGCCTGGCCGCCACGGCGGATTTTCTGGTGCGCGAAAAGGTGATCCCGGCCGCGCCGGACATGGCCGTGGTCATCGACCGGGAATTCGTGAACTGA
- a CDS encoding DUF4019 domain-containing protein: MKTRIASLLVLILLFPAAALAGADSAVTDAEKPAVTAAKAWLGLIDAGDYGKSWEEAAPFLRAAVTKENYAKSLSAVRQPLGALASRSLARAESKTSLPGAPDGAYVVMAFDARFANKENAIETVTFARQADGTWRAVGYYIR, encoded by the coding sequence ATGAAAACGCGCATCGCTTCTTTGCTCGTCCTGATCCTGCTTTTTCCGGCCGCAGCCCTGGCGGGGGCCGACTCCGCCGTGACCGACGCGGAGAAGCCGGCCGTGACCGCCGCCAAGGCCTGGCTCGGGCTCATCGACGCCGGCGACTACGGCAAAAGTTGGGAGGAAGCGGCTCCCTTCCTGCGGGCCGCCGTCACGAAAGAAAACTACGCCAAGTCGCTGTCCGCCGTTCGCCAGCCCCTCGGAGCCCTCGCCTCCCGCAGCCTTGCCCGGGCCGAGAGCAAGACCTCCCTGCCCGGCGCTCCGGACGGCGCGTATGTCGTCATGGCCTTCGACGCCCGCTTCGCCAACAAGGAAAACGCCATCGAAACCGTGACCTTCGCGCGCCAAGCCGACGGAACCTGGCGCGCGGTGGGCTACTACATCCGGTAG
- a CDS encoding methylated-DNA--[protein]-cysteine S-methyltransferase, with amino-acid sequence MTSPNLTETCAAAPLALGIEWRGGEIIKMRLMWSEDREPSLATPAGEALQAALARYVAGEAPDWPELPLSWQGVSDFSRQVLTALTRVPLGQKVSYGWLAARVGRPKAARAVGRVMAANPFPLLIPCHRVVGSSGALIGFGPGVEMKKYLLEREGA; translated from the coding sequence ATGACCAGCCCAAATCTAACCGAAACGTGCGCGGCCGCGCCGTTGGCCCTCGGCATCGAGTGGCGCGGCGGCGAGATTATCAAGATGCGCCTCATGTGGTCCGAGGACCGGGAACCGTCGCTGGCCACCCCGGCCGGCGAGGCGTTGCAGGCCGCACTGGCCCGCTATGTGGCCGGCGAGGCCCCGGACTGGCCCGAGTTGCCGCTTTCCTGGCAGGGCGTATCGGATTTTTCCCGGCAGGTGCTGACCGCCCTGACCCGGGTTCCCCTGGGGCAAAAAGTCAGCTACGGCTGGCTGGCCGCCCGGGTGGGCCGACCCAAGGCGGCCAGGGCCGTGGGCCGGGTCATGGCCGCCAACCCCTTTCCGCTGCTCATCCCCTGCCACCGGGTGGTCGGATCGAGCGGCGCGCTGATCGGATTCGGCCCGGGCGTCGAGATGAAAAAATACCTGCTGGAGCGCGAGGGCGCCTGA
- the mreC gene encoding rod shape-determining protein MreC — protein sequence MEFARWVLAPGKWVQGQVASFWTRYLYFVGIRQQNDQLLQELAAAKGELSRLRENASEVERLHRLLSMTPPGDWTRQGARVISHRLGPNAALETFLIDKGSASGVTTNTPVVSPEGVVGRVLRYSPSAATVLLITDPNSRIPVLSQTNRTQGILKGEGPGHELILEYVPQGTPIEEGEILVTSGLEEIFPKGVPVARVTSVGRYGASLFQLIHAAPLFDPLRLEEVALLFRASAANQPGSVAADKAARYPKSPAAIAPAARPGDAPQPSAVPQTPAAAARQEGVAPAPAPQAVKAVPADGQKHEAAPADRKKRRKSPRHTGQ from the coding sequence TTGGAGTTCGCCAGGTGGGTCCTGGCCCCGGGAAAGTGGGTGCAGGGGCAGGTGGCGTCGTTTTGGACCCGCTATCTGTATTTCGTGGGCATCCGGCAGCAAAACGACCAGCTGCTTCAGGAGCTTGCGGCCGCGAAAGGCGAACTGTCCAGGCTTCGCGAGAACGCCTCGGAAGTGGAGCGCCTGCACCGGCTGTTGTCCATGACTCCGCCCGGCGACTGGACGCGCCAGGGGGCGCGTGTCATTTCCCATCGCCTGGGACCGAACGCCGCCCTGGAAACGTTCCTCATCGACAAGGGCAGCGCTTCGGGCGTGACCACCAACACCCCGGTCGTCTCGCCGGAAGGCGTGGTCGGGCGCGTGCTGCGCTATTCCCCGAGCGCAGCCACGGTGCTGCTCATCACCGACCCCAACAGCCGCATCCCCGTGCTTTCCCAGACCAATCGCACCCAGGGCATTCTCAAGGGCGAGGGGCCCGGCCATGAACTGATCCTGGAATACGTGCCCCAGGGCACGCCCATCGAAGAGGGAGAGATCCTGGTCACCTCGGGCCTGGAGGAGATTTTTCCAAAGGGAGTGCCCGTGGCCAGGGTGACATCCGTGGGCCGATACGGGGCCTCGCTTTTCCAGCTCATCCACGCCGCGCCGCTGTTCGATCCGCTGCGGCTCGAGGAAGTGGCCCTGCTGTTCCGGGCTTCCGCCGCGAACCAGCCCGGTTCCGTCGCCGCGGACAAGGCGGCCCGCTATCCCAAGTCGCCGGCGGCCATAGCCCCGGCCGCCCGTCCCGGCGACGCGCCCCAGCCCTCCGCCGTGCCCCAGACTCCGGCCGCGGCCGCGCGCCAGGAAGGCGTCGCCCCCGCTCCCGCGCCCCAGGCGGTCAAGGCCGTCCCCGCCGACGGGCAAAAGCACGAGGCCGCCCCGGCCGACCGCAAGAAACGCCGGAAATCGCCCCGGCATACCGGCCAATGA
- a CDS encoding riboflavin synthase has protein sequence MFTGLVMGLGRVAAMDARGDETRFRIQALFDLDNIVIGESIAVNGACLTVETAGEREFTAYASAETLSKSGLGKLKPGSQVNLERALALGDRLGGHLVSGHVDCLASVESVTPLGQSVRYKITFPEEFSQFVVPKGSVALDGVSLTVNDCGDGFLTVNVIPSTQGATTIAAWKPGVSLNMETDMLGKYVLRMLTPWQEAKAGKASNITEGFLKQHGF, from the coding sequence ATGTTTACGGGACTGGTGATGGGACTTGGCCGCGTGGCGGCCATGGACGCGCGCGGCGACGAGACGCGCTTTCGCATCCAGGCGCTTTTCGACCTGGACAACATCGTCATCGGCGAATCCATCGCCGTAAACGGTGCCTGCCTGACCGTGGAGACGGCCGGAGAACGGGAGTTCACCGCCTACGCCTCGGCCGAGACGCTGTCCAAGTCGGGCCTCGGCAAGCTCAAGCCCGGGAGCCAGGTCAACCTGGAACGCGCCCTGGCCCTTGGCGACCGGCTCGGCGGCCATCTGGTGTCCGGGCACGTGGACTGCCTGGCCAGCGTGGAATCGGTGACGCCGCTCGGCCAGTCCGTGCGCTACAAGATCACCTTTCCCGAGGAATTTTCCCAGTTCGTGGTGCCCAAGGGCTCGGTGGCCCTCGACGGGGTGAGCCTGACCGTCAACGACTGCGGCGACGGGTTTCTCACGGTCAACGTCATTCCCTCGACCCAGGGCGCGACCACCATCGCCGCCTGGAAGCCCGGCGTCTCGCTCAATATGGAGACGGACATGCTGGGGAAATACGTGCTGCGCATGCTCACCCCCTGGCAGGAGGCCAAGGCCGGGAAGGCCTCGAACATCACGGAAGGCTTCCTGAAACAACACGGATTCTGA
- a CDS encoding rod shape-determining protein, which produces MLDRILGLFSNDLAIDLGTANTLVFVKGKGIVLSEPSVVAVKKDPRGGNKVLSVGLEAKRMLGRTPGNIVAIRPMKDGVIADFEVTEAMLRHFISKVHNSRRLVRPRIIICVPTGITQVEKRAVKESAQSAGAREVYLIEEPMAAAIGANLPITEPTSNMVVDIGGGTTEVAVISLSGVVYSKSVRVGGDKMDEAIMQYVKRKYNMLIGESTAEQIKIQVGSAHHSTSSGEMEVKGRDLVTGIPQNITITAEEVQKSISEQVESIVQAVRIALEQTPPELAADIVDRGIVLTGGGALLRGLDQLLREETSLPITVVEDPLSTVVLGSGKALDNLNVLREVTID; this is translated from the coding sequence ATTTTGGATCGTATATTGGGCCTGTTCTCCAACGATTTGGCCATCGACTTGGGAACGGCCAACACGCTGGTGTTCGTCAAGGGCAAGGGCATCGTGCTGTCCGAGCCGTCGGTGGTGGCGGTGAAGAAGGACCCTCGCGGCGGCAACAAGGTGCTCTCCGTCGGCCTCGAGGCCAAACGGATGCTCGGGCGCACCCCCGGCAACATCGTGGCCATCCGGCCCATGAAGGACGGCGTCATCGCCGACTTCGAGGTTACGGAAGCCATGCTGCGCCATTTCATTTCCAAGGTGCACAATTCCAGGCGACTGGTCCGGCCGCGCATCATCATCTGCGTGCCGACCGGCATCACCCAGGTGGAAAAGCGCGCCGTCAAGGAATCGGCCCAAAGCGCCGGCGCCCGTGAGGTCTACCTCATCGAGGAGCCCATGGCCGCCGCCATCGGCGCCAACCTGCCCATCACCGAGCCGACCTCCAACATGGTGGTCGACATCGGTGGCGGCACCACCGAGGTGGCCGTGATCTCCCTTTCCGGCGTGGTCTATTCGAAATCCGTGCGCGTGGGCGGCGACAAGATGGACGAAGCCATCATGCAGTACGTCAAGCGCAAATATAACATGCTCATCGGCGAATCCACGGCCGAGCAGATCAAGATCCAGGTCGGCTCCGCCCACCACTCCACCAGCTCCGGCGAGATGGAAGTCAAGGGCCGCGACCTGGTCACGGGCATTCCCCAGAACATCACCATTACCGCCGAGGAAGTGCAGAAGTCCATCTCCGAACAGGTGGAGAGCATCGTGCAGGCCGTGCGCATCGCCCTGGAACAGACGCCGCCGGAACTGGCCGCCGACATCGTGGACCGCGGCATCGTCCTGACCGGCGGCGGGGCGCTCCTGCGCGGCCTCGACCAGCTGTTGCGCGAGGAGACCTCCCTTCCCATCACCGTTGTCGAGGATCCCCTTTCGACGGTTGTCCTCGGGTCCGGAAAGGCCCTGGACAACCTGAATGTGCTAAGGGAGGTCACGATAGATTAA
- a CDS encoding TIGR01212 family radical SAM protein (This family includes YhcC from E. coli K-12, an uncharacterized radical SAM protein.), with amino-acid sequence MIQRYNTLSQAYRRLFGRRAKKIPLDAGSACPNRDGAISRSGCLFCNAAGSGTGFYHKGFGLRAQWDRLTPPARGRGEALVAYLQSFSNTYGPAARLAGLLGELCALPDVCGLCLGTRPDCLDPEKIALLAAVPLPHVCLELGLQTVRDETLTRINRGHDAAAFAAAARLAAAAGLSVTAHLMAGLPGESNADFFAAVSFINDLPVTGVKFHNTLVVAGAGLAELFAAGGYVPPGRETYVAAVSEAIARLRPDIVVERLNADPAPGELVAPAWAADKRGVREAIAAALEAGDIRQGCRYVAPAP; translated from the coding sequence ATGATCCAGCGTTACAATACCCTTTCCCAGGCGTACCGGCGGCTTTTCGGCCGCCGCGCAAAAAAAATACCCCTCGACGCGGGCAGCGCCTGCCCAAACCGCGACGGCGCGATTTCCCGCTCAGGGTGCCTGTTTTGCAATGCGGCCGGGTCGGGGACGGGTTTTTATCATAAAGGCTTCGGGCTCCGGGCGCAATGGGACAGGCTCACTCCCCCGGCCCGGGGACGCGGTGAGGCCCTTGTCGCCTATCTCCAATCTTTTTCCAATACCTACGGCCCGGCGGCGCGGCTGGCCGGGCTGCTTGGCGAACTGTGCGCCCTGCCGGACGTTTGCGGGCTGTGCCTGGGCACGCGGCCGGATTGTCTGGACCCGGAAAAAATCGCCCTGCTCGCCGCCGTCCCCCTTCCCCATGTCTGTCTGGAACTGGGGCTGCAAACGGTGCGGGACGAAACGCTTACGCGCATCAACCGGGGCCACGACGCGGCCGCCTTCGCCGCCGCGGCCAGGCTTGCGGCCGCGGCCGGGCTTTCCGTCACGGCCCATCTCATGGCCGGACTGCCCGGCGAATCGAACGCGGATTTTTTCGCCGCTGTTTCCTTTATTAATGATCTTCCCGTCACCGGGGTGAAATTCCACAATACCCTGGTCGTCGCCGGCGCGGGGCTGGCGGAGCTTTTCGCCGCCGGGGGCTACGTCCCGCCAGGGCGCGAGACGTACGTCGCGGCCGTCAGCGAGGCCATCGCCCGGCTGCGGCCGGACATCGTGGTCGAACGCTTAAACGCCGACCCCGCGCCCGGGGAACTCGTCGCCCCGGCCTGGGCCGCGGACAAGCGCGGCGTGCGAGAAGCCATCGCCGCCGCCCTCGAAGCCGGCGACATCCGACAGGGCTGCCGCTACGTCGCGCCCGCCCCCTGA